One window from the genome of Carassius carassius chromosome 15, fCarCar2.1, whole genome shotgun sequence encodes:
- the sri gene encoding sorcin codes for MNFQGYGAPAAGGYPGGFPGQQQDPLYGYFTAIAGQDGQISAEELQACLTQANFSGGYRPFNIETCRLMISMLDRDMSCSMGFNEFKELWAVLSGWKQHFMSIDRDRSGTVDPQEMTQAVSSMGYRLSPQAMNCIIKRYSSNGKISFDDYVACCVKLRSLTDLFRKRDQAQQGLATFQYDDFIQCTMTI; via the exons TATCCAGGTGGATTCCCTGGACAGCAGCAGGACCCTCTGTATGGATACTTCACTGCCATCGCTGGTCAA GATGGCCAGATATCTGCAGAGGAACTTCAGGCTTGTTTGACTCAGGCCAACTTTTCTGGTGGCTACAGAC CTTTCAACATTGAGACATGTAGACTGATGATCAGCATGCTTGAT AGAGATATGTCTTGCTCAATGGGTTTCAATGAGTTTAAGGAGTTGTGGGCAGTGCTCAGTGGCTGGAAGCAGCACTTCATGAGCATTGACAGGGACAGGAGTGGCACAGTTGACCCACAGGAAATGACCCAAGCTGTTTCCTCTATGG GGTACAGGCTGAGTCCCCAGGCCATGAACTGCATAATTAAGCGTTACAGTTCTAATGGGAAGATCTCATTTGATGATTATGTCGCTTGCTGTGTCAAACTGAGGAGCTTGACTG ATCTGTTCAGAAAGAGGGACCAGGCACAACAGGGATTGGCGACATTTCAATATGATGAT TTCATCCAGTGCACCATGACCATCTGA